GAAACCTGAGCGCACGGAAGCGGAGGCCCGTGACTACGTCGCGCCGCGCACGTCCACCGAACAGACCCTGGAGCGCATCTGGGCCCAGGTGCTGCGGCTGGAGCGCGTGGGCATCCACGCCAACTTCTTCGAGCTGGGCGGCGACTCCATCATCAGCCTCCAGATCGTCGCGCGCGCCGCGCAGGCCGGCCTGCGCATCACCACCCGACAGCTCTTCCAGCACCAGACGATCGCCGCGCTGGCGGTCGTCGCCACGACGGCCCAGCTCGTCGTCGCGGAGCAGGGTGAGGTGCGCGGGTCCGTCCCGCTCACGCCCATCCAGCGTCGGCTCTTCGAAGAGGACGTCGTTGATCCGCATCACCTCAACCAGTCGTTGATGATTGAGGTCCGCCGTCCGGTGGACGCCGCGCTCCTGGAGCAGGCGCTCCGTCTCCTCGTCGCGCACCATGATGCCCTGCGACTGCGCTTCACCCGCGAGCCCCAGGGTTGGTCACAGGAGAACGTCGGCGTCGAACAGCCCCTGACGCTGCGGCGGCTGGACGTCTCCGCGCTGGACGAAGCCGCGAAGGCGCAGGCCCTCCAGGAGGCCGCGGCCCAGGTGCAGGCAAGCCAGGTGCTGGAGGAAGGCCTGCTGCTGCGCGCGATGTTGATCGAGCGCGGGGAAGGCCACACGGCCCGTCTGCTGCTGGCGGTGCATCACCTCGCGGTGGACGGCGTGTCCTGGCGCGTGCTCCTGGAGGACTTGGAGACCGTCTACCAGCAGCTCGCGTCGGGCCGCCCGGTGCGGCTGCCCGCGAAGACCACCTCATTCCAGACGTGGGCCCGCAAGCTGGAGGCCCATGCCCGCACCCCCGAGGTGCTGGCCGAGCGTGCCTTCTGGCTGGACGGCGCCCGGAGCGTCGCGCCGCTGCCCGTGGACCGGGCCGGCGGTGAGAACATCGTGGCTTCGACGAAGAGCGTGTCGCTGTCGCTCGACGTGGAGGAGACGCGGCTGTTGTTGCAGGAAGTGCCCGGCGCGTGGCGCGCGCAGATCAACGACGTGCTGCTCGCGGCGCTGGTGCAGTCCATGGCGCGCTGGACGGGGCAGCCCCGCGTGCGCGTCAACCTGGAGGGCCACGGCCGCGAGGAGCTGTTCGCGGACGCGGACATCTCCCGCACGGTGGGTTGGTTCACCGCCGTGTATCCCGTGCTGCTGGAGGTGCCGGTGTCCGGCAGCCCCGGTGACGGTCTGCGCGCGGTCCGCGACACCCTGCGGCGCCTGCCGGGCAACGGCCTGGGCTACGGGCTCCTGCGCTTCATGGGCGATGGCGCGACGGTGGAAGCCCTGCGCGCCGCGCCCCCCGCGCAGGTGTCCTTCAACTACCTGGGACAGTTCGACGGCGTCGCGTCCGGAGCAGGGGACACCGCCTTCGGCATCGCCCGCGAGGGCAGTGGTCCGGTGCGCAGCCCCCGTGCGCCGCGCCGACACGTCCTGGACGTCAGCGGACTGGTGCTGGACGGACAGCTCCAGCTGAGCTGGGGCTACAGCGAGAACCTCTACGACCCGGCGACCATCGAGTCCCTGGCCCGGGACTTCGTGGCCGCGCTGCGCACGCTCATCTCGACCCGCACGTCGGAGGACGCGGCGCGCCGCACGCCCACCGACTTCCCGCTCGCCCGGGTGGACGCGTCCGGGCTGGAGCGCGTCCTCGCGGCGGTGCCCGACCTGGAGGACCTGTACCCTCTGTCGCCCATGCAGCAGGGCATGCTCTTCCACACGTTGCTGGAGCCGGCGTCGGGCGCGTACTTCGAGCAGCGCTCGTGGAGCTTCCACTCAGCGCTGGACCTGGGCGCCCTCAAGCAGGCCTGGGAGGACGTCCTCGCGCACCACCCGGTGCTGCGCACGTCCTTCTTCTGGCAGGGGCTGGAATCTCCCCTCCAGGCCGTGCACGCCCGCGTGACGCTGCCGTGGACGGAGCTCGACTGGCGCGGGCTGCCCGCCGCGGAACAGCAGTCGCGGCTGGAGTCGTTCCTCGCGGAGGACCGGGCGCTCGGCTTCGAGCTGTCCCGCGCGCCCCTGATGCGGGTGGCGCTGCTCCGCACGGAGGAACATGCGTACCGGCTGGTGTGGAGCTTCCACCACCTGCTGACGGACGGCTGGAGCTCGGCGCTGCTGCGACAGGCCGTCTTCCTCCGCTACGCCGCATTGGTGAAGGGCCAGGCCCCGGCCCTCGCGAAGGGCCCCCCGTATCGCGAGTACATCGCCTGGCTCCAGCGCCAGGACCTCGCGCGCACGGAGTCCTTCTGGCGTGACACCCTGGCGGGCTTCACCTCCGCCACGCCGCTTCCGGCGGGCGCCGCGTCCCGCACCCTGGCCACTGGGGGCCTGTCGGAGCAGGCGGTGCTCCTGCCGACCGCGACGACCGAGGCGCTCCAGGCCTTCGCCCGCCGGCACCAGCTCACCCTCAACACCCTGGTGCAGGCCGCGTGGGCCCTGGTGCTCGCGCGCCACGCGAACACGTCCGACGTCGTCTTCGGCGCGACCGTCGCGGGCCGGCCGTCGGAGCTGCCCGGCGTCGACACGATGCTGGGCATGTTCATCAACACGCTGCCCGTGCGCGTCCGCCTGGAGGAGCAGGCCACCGTCGTCCCGTGGCTCCAGCGGTTCCAGTCGCAGCAGGTGGAGCTGCGCAACCACGAGCACAGCCCGCTCGTGCAGGTGCAGGGCTGGAGCGACGTGCCCCGGGGAACGCCCCTCTTCGAGACGCTGCTCGTCTTCGAGAACTACCCCGTCGACACCTCGGTGGACACGCAGGCCCGCCAGCTGGATGTGCGCGACTTCCACGCCTTCGAGCGGACGAACTACCCGCTCACCGCCGTGGCCGCTCCCGGCCGCGAGCTGTTGCTCAAGCTCGCGCATGAGACGCCGCGCTTCGACGAGGCCACGGCGAAGGCCCTGCTCGGCCAGTGGCGCCGGGCCCTGGAGGCGCTGGCCGCGCGGGACACCCAGCGGATCGCGGAGGTGACGCTCCTGTCGTCGGAGGAGACGCACGCGCTGCGCGACACCTGGAACGCGACGCACGCGGAGTACCCGCGCACGCTCGCGGTGCAGCAGCTCTTCGAGTCCCGCGCCGCGCAAGCCCCCGACGCGGAGGCCCTGCGCTGGAACACCGGCCGCATGACGGCCGGTGCCCTGGATGCGCGCGCGAACCAGTTGGCGCACCACCTGCGCACGCTGGGCGTGGGCCCGGAGTCGCGCGTCGGCATCTGCCTGGAGCGCGGTCCCGACCTCGTCGTCGCGCTCCTGGGCGTGCTCAAGGCCGGGGGTGCGTACGTGCCCCTGGATCCGACCTACCCCGAGGACCGTCTGGGCTACATGGCCCGCGACGCCGGCCTCTCCGCGCTGCTGACGCACCAGCACCTGGAGGCGCGTCTGCCGGGCGTGAGCACCCCGGTCGTCCACATGGACGCGCTGGAGGCCGTGCTCGCGGCGCAGCCGACCACCCGCCCGGAGGTGGAGGCGCTCCCGGAAGCGCTCGCCTACGTCATCTACACGTCCGGCAGCACCGGCCGCCCCAAGGGCGTGATGGTGACGCACGGGGGCGTGGTCAACTACCTCGCCTGGACGCTGGGCGCGTACCGCGTGGCGGAGGGGCAGGGTGCGCCGGTGCACTCGTCGTTCTCCTTCGACCTCACGGTGACCAGCCTCCTGGCCCCGCTCGCAGCGGGCCGTCCCGCCGTGCTGGTGGACGAAGCCGTGGGCGCGGTGGAGGGCCTGGGCGATGCCCTGCGCCGTCAGGCCGACCACAGCCTCGTGAAGCTCACGCCCGCGCACCTGCGCCTGCTGGAGGCGCAGCTCGGGGAGCAGGACGCCGCCGGCCGGGCCCGCGCCTTCGTCATTGGCGGCGAGGCCCTGGGCTACGAGGCCCTGGAGCACTGGCGGCGGTACGCGCCGGGCACGCGCCTCATCAACGAGTACGGCCCCACCGAGACGGTGGTGGGCTGCTGCATCCACGAGGTGCGGGAGGATGAGCCGCGCACGGGCCCCGTGCCCATCGGTCATCCCATCGCCAACACGCGCCTGTACGTGCTGGACGCGGCGGGCCGGCTCGCGCCGCTGGGCGCGGTGGGCGAGCTCTTCGTCGGTGGCGACGGCGTGGGCCGGGGCTACCTCGGGCGCCCGGACCTGACCGCCGAACGCTTCGTGCCGGATCCGTTCAGCACGCAGCCCGGTGCGCGCCTGTACCGCACGGGCGACAGCGTGCGTCGCCGTGCCGACGGCGCGCTGGAGTACCTGGGGCGCCAGGACGACCAGGTGAAGGTGCGCGGCTTCCGCATCGAGCTGGGCGAGATCGAGGCCGTGCTGACGGCCCTCCCGGACGTCGCCGCGGGCGTGGTGCTCGCGCGCGAGGACGTGCCCGGGGACAAGCGGCTGGTGGGCTACGCGGTGCCGAAGGCCGGCGCCACGCTGGACGCCGCGTCGCTGCGGGCCGCGCTGCGCAGGACGCTCCCGGACTACCTCGTCCCGGTCGCCTTCGTCGTGCTGGACGCGCTACCCGTGGCGGTGACGGGCAAGGTGGACCGCAAGGCCCTGCCCGCGCCGGAGGCCGCACGCCCGGGGGAGGACTCGGGCTTCGTGGCGCCGCGCACGCCGGAGGAGGAGCTGCTCGCCGGACTCTTCGCGCAGGTGCTGGGCGTGGAGAAGGTGGGCCTGCACGACGACTTCTTCGCGCTGGGCGGACACTCGCTCCGGGCGACGCAGGCGGTGTCGCGTGCTCGGGACGTGTTCCAGGTGGAGCTGCCCCTGCGCGACCTCTTCGAGGCGCCCACCGTCGCGGGGCTCCTGCCGCGCCTGCTGGACGCCAAGGCGAAGGACGCCGAGGGCCCGCGCGTGCCGCCCCTGGTGGCCGTGCCGCGCACGGACGCCCTGCCGCTGTCCTTCGCGCAGCAGCGCCTGTGGTTCCTGGACCAGTTGGAGCCGCAGGGCGCGTTCCACAACGTGCCCGCCGCGCTCCGGCTCCAGGGCACGCTGGACGTGGCCGCGCTGGAGCGGGCGTTCGCGGAGCTGTTCCGCCGCCATGAGTCGCTGCGCACCGTCTTCCGCTCCCAGGAGGGCCGGCCGCTCCACGTCATCCTGCCGGTGCCGGAATCGCCGCTGCCCATGCAGGACCTGCGCTCGCTGCCCGGGTCCACCCGCGAGGAGGAGGCCCTCCAGCGGGCCCAGGACGAGGCGAGGCGCCCCTTCGATCTCTCGAAGGGACCGCTGCTGCGCGTGACGTTGCTACAGCTCGCGGAGCAGGAGCACCTGCTGCTCTTGACCATGCACCACATCGTCTCCGACGGCTGGTCCATGGGCGTGCTCGTGCGCGAGGTGGTGGCCCTCTATGAGGCCTTCCGCCTGGGCCAGCCGTCGCCGCTGCCGGAGCTGACCCTCCAGTACGCGGACTACGCGGCCTGGCAGCGCAAGTGGTTGGAAGAGGGCGCCCTGGCCCAGCAGCTCGCGTGGTGGCGCAAGCAGCTGGACGGCGCGCCGCAGACGGTGGACCTGCCCACCGACAGGCCCCGGCCCACCGTGCAGTCGCACCACGGCGAGCAGCTCCAGGTGCTGGTGCCGCCTTCGGTGATGGCGGAGCTCCAGGCCCTGTGCCGCCGTGAAGGCGTCACGCTGTTCATGGCGCTGCTCGCGGGCTTCCAGGTGGTGCTGTCGCGCTACACGCGCCGCACGGACATCGTGGTGGGCACGGACATCGCCAACCGCAACCGCGCGGAGACCGAGGGCCTCATCGGCTTCTTCGTCAACCAGCTCGTCCTGCGCGGCGACCTGGGCGGCGACCCCACCGTGCGCGAGCTGCTGGCGCGCGCGCGGGAGACGGCGCTGTCCTCCTACGCGCACCAGGACCTGCCCTTCGAGGAGCTGGTGAAGGAGCTGAACCCCAAGCGCAGCCTGGGTCAGGCCCCGCTGTTCCAGGTGAAGCTGGTGCTCCAGAACACCCCCGCGTCGCGGCTGGAGCTGCCCGGCCTGAAGCTCACCCAGGTGGGCCAGGAGGCCACGCGCGCCAAGCTGGACCTGACCGTCGCGGTGCAGGAGACGCCCCAGGGGCTCGCCTGCGTCTGGGAGTTCGCCACCGACCTGTTCGACACGTCGACCGTGGCCCGGATGGCGAAGCACTTCGAACAGGTGCTGGAGGGCCTCACGCGCGAGCCCTCCCGCCGCCTGTCCTCGCTGTCCCTGCTCACCGGGGAAGAGCGCCGCACGCTGCTGGAGACGTGGAACGACACCCGCACGGCGGAGCTGCCGGGCCCCACGGCCACCGCGCTGTTCGAGGCGCAGGCCGCGCGCACGCCCCAGGCGCTGGCGGCGGTGTTCGGCGCGGAGTCGCTGACGTACGCGCAGCTCGACGCGAAGGCCAATCAGCTCGCGTGGCACCTGAAGCAGAGCGGCGTGGGCATCGAGTCCCGGGTGGGACTGTGCGTGGAACGCTCGCTCGACATGGTGGTGGGCATCCTGGGCATCCTCAAGGCGGGCGCGGCCTACCTGCCCCTGGACCCCTCGTACCCGGCTGACCGCCTGGCCTACATGCTGGCGGACGCGGCGGTGCCCGTCATCGTCACGCAGGACGCCCTGGCGGATGAGCTACCGTCGCAGGGTGAGCTGCTGGTGTGCCTGGATTCGGATGCGGCGCGCATCGCGAAGCATCCCGTGACGGCGCCCCCGGTGCAGTTGGAGCCGGAGCACCTGGCGTACGTCATCTACACGTCGGGTTCGACGGGAAGGCCGAAGGGGACGTTGCTGCACCACCGTGGCTTGTGCAACACGGCCACGGCGGCCATCGCGGCGCTGGGCATCACGCCTTCCAGCCGCGTCCTCCAGTTCGCGGCGTTCGGCTTCGACGCGTCCGTGTGGGAGACGTTCTCCGCGCTGCTGGCCGGCGCGGCCCTGCATCTGACGCCGCGCGATGAGCTGCTGCCCGGCCCCCCCCTGCACGGCCTGCTGAAGTCGCGGGGCATCACCACGGTGACGCTCACCCCGTCGGTGCTGGCGCAGCTCTCCCCGGAGGATCTGCCCGCGCTCACGTCCGTGGCCGCCGCCGGTGAGGCGTGCTCCGCGGAGCTGGTGCGCCGCTGGTCCCCGGGCCGCCGCTTCCTCAACGCGTACGGCCCCACGGAGGTGACGGTGTGCGCCACCGTCCGGGCGAACGTGGATCCGGAGCGGCCCACCATCGGCACGCCGCTGCCGAACGTGCGGGTGTACGTGCTGGACGACCACGGGCAGCCGGTGCCGGTGGGCATCCCCGGCCAGTTGCACGTGGGCGGCGTGGGACTGGCGCGGGGCTATCTGCACCGCGCGGACCTGACGGCGGAGCGCTTCGTGCCGGACGCCTTCGGCCCCGACGCGGGAGGGCGCCTGTACGCGACGGGCGACTTGGTGCGCTACCTGCCGTCCGGGGACATCGAGTTCCTGGGCCGCATCGACCACCAGCTCAAGCTGCGCGGCTACCGCATCGAGCTGGGCGAGGTGGAGGCGGCCATCGCGGACCATCCCGCCGTGGAGGCCACCGTCGTCCTCCTGCGCGAGGACGTGCCCGGCAACCCCCGGCTCGTGGGCTACGCGGTGCCCCGCGAGGGCGAGGTGCTGGACGTGCGCGTGCTGAAGGACGCGCTCCTCGCGCGCCTGCCCGAATACATGGTGCCCACCGCCTTCGTGTCGCTCCCGGCGCTGCCGCTCACGCCCAACGGCAAGCTGGATCGCCAGGCGCTGCCGGCACCGGACTCCGAGCGGCCCGAGCTGGAAAAGGGCTACGTGGCGCCGCGTGACGCGTTGGAGGAGGAGCTCGCCGGCATCTGGGCGGAGCTGCTCGGCGTCAAGCAGGTGGGCGTCCACGACGACTTCTTCGAGCTGGGAGGCCACTCCCTCCTGGGCACCCAGCTCATCTCACGCATCCGCACGACGTTCGACGTGGAGCTGCCGCTCCGGGACATCTTCGAGTCCCCGACGGTGGAGAACCTCGCCGTCCACATCGTGCAGGCCCAGGCCGCGCAGACGGATCCCGCGGAACTCGAACGACTCATGGGGGAGCTGGAGAACCTTTCCGCCGAAGAGGCGGAGGCGCTCCTTTCCTCTGACGAAGTGCTCCCCCAGGACGACAGCAAGAAGGTTTCCAGCAATGAGCAGTGACGCAGACAAGCGCATCGCAGCCCTGTCCCCCGAGAAGCGCGCCCTCCTGCTCAAGCAGCTGCGCCAGCAACAAGCCCAGCAGGGCAAGCCCGCGCGCGCGCCGGTCATCGCCTCGCGTCCCCGGGATGGGTCGCCGCTGCCGCTGTCCTTCGCCCAGCAGCGCCTGTGGTTCCTGGACCAGCTGGAGCCGGAGAGCGCGCTCTACAACATCCCCCTGGCCATCGAGCTGAAGGGCGAGCTGAAGCGCGACGCCCTGGAGCGGGCGTTCACGGCCCTCCAGGAGCGCCACGAATCGCTGCGCACCACCTTCCGCACCACGGAGGCGGGGCCCGTGCAGGTCATCGCGCCGCCGTCGCCCATGACGCTGGACGTGGTGGACCTGCGCGCCCTGTCCGGCGCCGCCCTCCAGGACGAGCTGCAACGGTTGGTGCGCGAGGAGTCGCTGCGCCCGTTCCACCTGACCCGGGGCCCGCTGGTGCGCGCGTCGCTCCTGCGCACCCAGGAGCGCGAGCACGTCCTGCTCGTGACGATGCACCACGCCATCTCCGACGGCTGGTCCATGGGCGTCGTCATCCGCGAGCTGGCCGCGCTCTACGACGCGTTCCTCCACGGCCGCCCGTCGCCGCTGCCCCCGCTGGCGCTCCAGTACGCGGACTACGCCGCGTGGCAGCGCGAGTGGCTCCAGGGCGAGACGCTGGAGGCGCAGCTCAAGTGGTGGAAGGAGCAGCTCTCCGGCGCGCCGGACGTGATTGCCCTGCCCACGGACCGGCCGCGTCCTGCGGTCCAGAGCTCGCGCGGCGCGAAGCACTTCGTGCAGTTCCCGCGGGAGGTGTCCGAAGCGCTCAAGGCGCTCGGGCAGAAGGAGGGCGCGACGCCCTTCATGACGCTGCTGGCGGCGTGGCAGGTGCTGCTGGCGCGCTACACCGGCCAGGAAGACCTCCGGGTGGGCACGCCCATCGCTGGCCGCAACCGGGCGGAGCTGGAGGGGCTCATCGGCTTCTTCATCAACACCCTGGTGCTGCGCGCGCGGGTGACGCCGGAGATGACCTTCCGGCAGGTGCTCGCGCAGGTGCGGGAGCGGGCGCTCGGCGCGTTCGCGCACCAGGAGGTGCCGTTCGAGAAGCTGGTGGATCTGCTCCAGCCGGTGCGCTCGCTCAGCCACTCGCCGCTGTTCCAGGTGATGTTCAGCCTGCAGAACGCGCCGGTGTCGGAGCTGGTGATGCCGGAGGTGGCCCTGCGCACGCTGCGCGTGGAGGCGCAGACGACGAAGTTCGAATTGACGCTGTCGCTGTCGGACACGCCGGCCGGCTTCTCCGGGTCCATTGAGTACAACACCGACCTGTTCGACGCGGCGACGGTGGAGCGGATGGCGGGGCACCTGGAGGTGCTGCTGAAGGGCATCGCGTCCAACCCGGACGCGAGGGTGGGGCGGCTGGAGCTGCTGACGGCGGAGGAGCGCCAGCGGCAGGTGGTGGCGTGGAACGCGACGCGCACGGCGTACCCGAGGCAGCAGTGCGTCCACGCGTTGGTGACGGCGCAGGTGGAGCGCACGCCGGACGCGGTGGCGCTGGACTTCGCGGGGACGCAGCGGACGTACCGGCAGGTGGAGACGCGGGCGAACCAGCTCGCGAACCGGCTGCGGAAGCTGGGCGTGGGACGCGGCTCGCGGGTGGGGCTGTGCGTGGAGCGGGGCGTGGGGATGGTGGAGGGGATGCTGGGCATCCTCAAGGCGGGAGCGGCGTACGTGCCGCTGGACGCGGGCTACCCACGCGAGCGGCTGGCGTTCATGGTGGAGGACGCCGGGGTGGAGGTGCTGGTGACGCAGGCGTCCCTGCGAAGCGCGCTGCCGGAGGGCGCGTCGCAGGTGGTGGGCCTGGACGACGGTGAGCTGGACGCGGAGCCGACGCACGCGCCGGAGAGCGGCGTGGAGGCGACGGACCCTGCGTACGTCATCTACACGTCGGGCAGCACGGGCAAGCCGAAGGGCGTGTGGGTGCCGCACCGGGCGGTGGTGCGGCTGGTGGTGGAGACGAACTTCATCCAGCTGTCGGCGGAGGACCGCATCGCGCAGGTGTCGAACGCGTCGTTCGACGCGGCGACGTTCGAGGTGTGGGGCGCGCTGCTCAACGGCGGCCGGCTGGTGGGGATGTCGCGGGACGTGGCGCTGTCGCCCGTGGCGTTCGCGGCGTACCTGCGCGACGAGCGCATCAGCACGCTGTTCGTGACGTCCGCGCTCTTCAACCAGTTGGTGGCGCAGTCGGCGGAGATGTTCCAGACGGTGCGTCAGCTCCACGTGGGCGGTGACGCGGTGGATCCGGGCGCGGCGCGGGCGGTGCTGGCGAAGGGCGCGCCGGGGAAGTTCGTCAACGCGTACGGCCCCACGGAGAGCACGACGTTCGCCGCGTGGCATGCCGTGGACGCGCTGTCCGACGACGCGGTGACGGTGCCCATCG
This genomic window from Corallococcus soli contains:
- a CDS encoding amino acid adenylation domain-containing protein — encoded protein: MWAQVLRLERVGIHANFFELGGDSIISLQIVARAAQAGLRITTRQLFQHQTIAALAVVATTAQLVVAEQGEVRGSVPLTPIQRRLFEEDVVDPHHLNQSLMIEVRRPVDAALLEQALRLLVAHHDALRLRFTREPQGWSQENVGVEQPLTLRRLDVSALDEAAKAQALQEAAAQVQASQVLEEGLLLRAMLIERGEGHTARLLLAVHHLAVDGVSWRVLLEDLETVYQQLASGRPVRLPAKTTSFQTWARKLEAHARTPEVLAERAFWLDGARSVAPLPVDRAGGENIVASTKSVSLSLDVEETRLLLQEVPGAWRAQINDVLLAALVQSMARWTGQPRVRVNLEGHGREELFADADISRTVGWFTAVYPVLLEVPVSGSPGDGLRAVRDTLRRLPGNGLGYGLLRFMGDGATVEALRAAPPAQVSFNYLGQFDGVASGAGDTAFGIAREGSGPVRSPRAPRRHVLDVSGLVLDGQLQLSWGYSENLYDPATIESLARDFVAALRTLISTRTSEDAARRTPTDFPLARVDASGLERVLAAVPDLEDLYPLSPMQQGMLFHTLLEPASGAYFEQRSWSFHSALDLGALKQAWEDVLAHHPVLRTSFFWQGLESPLQAVHARVTLPWTELDWRGLPAAEQQSRLESFLAEDRALGFELSRAPLMRVALLRTEEHAYRLVWSFHHLLTDGWSSALLRQAVFLRYAALVKGQAPALAKGPPYREYIAWLQRQDLARTESFWRDTLAGFTSATPLPAGAASRTLATGGLSEQAVLLPTATTEALQAFARRHQLTLNTLVQAAWALVLARHANTSDVVFGATVAGRPSELPGVDTMLGMFINTLPVRVRLEEQATVVPWLQRFQSQQVELRNHEHSPLVQVQGWSDVPRGTPLFETLLVFENYPVDTSVDTQARQLDVRDFHAFERTNYPLTAVAAPGRELLLKLAHETPRFDEATAKALLGQWRRALEALAARDTQRIAEVTLLSSEETHALRDTWNATHAEYPRTLAVQQLFESRAAQAPDAEALRWNTGRMTAGALDARANQLAHHLRTLGVGPESRVGICLERGPDLVVALLGVLKAGGAYVPLDPTYPEDRLGYMARDAGLSALLTHQHLEARLPGVSTPVVHMDALEAVLAAQPTTRPEVEALPEALAYVIYTSGSTGRPKGVMVTHGGVVNYLAWTLGAYRVAEGQGAPVHSSFSFDLTVTSLLAPLAAGRPAVLVDEAVGAVEGLGDALRRQADHSLVKLTPAHLRLLEAQLGEQDAAGRARAFVIGGEALGYEALEHWRRYAPGTRLINEYGPTETVVGCCIHEVREDEPRTGPVPIGHPIANTRLYVLDAAGRLAPLGAVGELFVGGDGVGRGYLGRPDLTAERFVPDPFSTQPGARLYRTGDSVRRRADGALEYLGRQDDQVKVRGFRIELGEIEAVLTALPDVAAGVVLAREDVPGDKRLVGYAVPKAGATLDAASLRAALRRTLPDYLVPVAFVVLDALPVAVTGKVDRKALPAPEAARPGEDSGFVAPRTPEEELLAGLFAQVLGVEKVGLHDDFFALGGHSLRATQAVSRARDVFQVELPLRDLFEAPTVAGLLPRLLDAKAKDAEGPRVPPLVAVPRTDALPLSFAQQRLWFLDQLEPQGAFHNVPAALRLQGTLDVAALERAFAELFRRHESLRTVFRSQEGRPLHVILPVPESPLPMQDLRSLPGSTREEEALQRAQDEARRPFDLSKGPLLRVTLLQLAEQEHLLLLTMHHIVSDGWSMGVLVREVVALYEAFRLGQPSPLPELTLQYADYAAWQRKWLEEGALAQQLAWWRKQLDGAPQTVDLPTDRPRPTVQSHHGEQLQVLVPPSVMAELQALCRREGVTLFMALLAGFQVVLSRYTRRTDIVVGTDIANRNRAETEGLIGFFVNQLVLRGDLGGDPTVRELLARARETALSSYAHQDLPFEELVKELNPKRSLGQAPLFQVKLVLQNTPASRLELPGLKLTQVGQEATRAKLDLTVAVQETPQGLACVWEFATDLFDTSTVARMAKHFEQVLEGLTREPSRRLSSLSLLTGEERRTLLETWNDTRTAELPGPTATALFEAQAARTPQALAAVFGAESLTYAQLDAKANQLAWHLKQSGVGIESRVGLCVERSLDMVVGILGILKAGAAYLPLDPSYPADRLAYMLADAAVPVIVTQDALADELPSQGELLVCLDSDAARIAKHPVTAPPVQLEPEHLAYVIYTSGSTGRPKGTLLHHRGLCNTATAAIAALGITPSSRVLQFAAFGFDASVWETFSALLAGAALHLTPRDELLPGPPLHGLLKSRGITTVTLTPSVLAQLSPEDLPALTSVAAAGEACSAELVRRWSPGRRFLNAYGPTEVTVCATVRANVDPERPTIGTPLPNVRVYVLDDHGQPVPVGIPGQLHVGGVGLARGYLHRADLTAERFVPDAFGPDAGGRLYATGDLVRYLPSGDIEFLGRIDHQLKLRGYRIELGEVEAAIADHPAVEATVVLLREDVPGNPRLVGYAVPREGEVLDVRVLKDALLARLPEYMVPTAFVSLPALPLTPNGKLDRQALPAPDSERPELEKGYVAPRDALEEELAGIWAELLGVKQVGVHDDFFELGGHSLLGTQLISRIRTTFDVELPLRDIFESPTVENLAVHIVQAQAAQTDPAELERLMGELENLSAEEAEALLSSDEVLPQDDSKKVSSNEQ